One Saccharopolyspora erythraea NRRL 2338 genomic region harbors:
- the cysS gene encoding cysteine--tRNA ligase: protein MSLHLHDTATRTMREFHPRLAGVASIYVCGATVQGVPHIGHVRGGLNYDVLRRWLVHNGYDVRLVRNVTDIDDKILTKAADAGRPWWEWATAHERAFESAFDRLGCLPPSALPRATGHITQMIELMQRLIDKGHAYAAGGDVYFSVASYAEHYGRLSGQRLDEVQQGESTASGKRDPRDFTLWKAAKPGEPSWPTPWGDGRPGWHLECSAMSTYYLGSEFDIHGGGLDLVFPHHENELAQSTAAGDGFARYWMHNAWVTMSGEKMSKSLGNTVAIPAILQRAAAPEIRYYLVAPHYRSTIEYSEPALAEAISAYRRIDSFVNRVRQRTGEVGHGTVPAEFAAAMDDDLSTPQAIAVVHNAIRESNAALDRGDDRAANEAAASVRTMTDILGLDPLSEQWADTRGADDAAHHALSELVGSMLQQRQQARAERDFATADAVRDRLQACGIAVEDTPDGPLWTLKDG, encoded by the coding sequence GTGAGCCTGCACCTACATGACACAGCGACCCGCACGATGCGCGAGTTCCACCCGCGCCTCGCCGGAGTGGCGTCGATCTACGTCTGCGGTGCCACGGTGCAGGGCGTTCCGCACATCGGCCACGTCCGCGGCGGCCTGAACTACGACGTGCTGCGGCGCTGGCTGGTGCACAACGGCTACGACGTACGCCTGGTGCGCAACGTCACCGACATCGACGACAAGATCCTCACCAAGGCCGCCGACGCGGGCCGCCCCTGGTGGGAGTGGGCCACCGCGCACGAGCGGGCCTTCGAGAGCGCCTTCGACCGGCTGGGTTGCCTGCCGCCGTCGGCGCTTCCCCGGGCCACCGGCCACATCACGCAGATGATCGAGCTGATGCAGCGGCTGATCGACAAGGGCCACGCCTACGCGGCGGGCGGCGACGTGTACTTCTCCGTCGCCTCCTACGCCGAGCACTACGGCAGGCTCTCCGGGCAGCGGCTCGACGAGGTCCAGCAGGGCGAGAGCACCGCGAGCGGCAAGCGCGACCCCCGCGACTTCACGCTGTGGAAGGCCGCCAAGCCCGGCGAGCCGAGCTGGCCGACGCCGTGGGGCGACGGCCGCCCCGGCTGGCACCTGGAGTGCTCGGCCATGTCGACCTACTACCTGGGCAGCGAGTTCGACATCCACGGCGGCGGCCTGGACCTGGTGTTCCCGCACCACGAGAACGAGCTCGCGCAGTCCACCGCCGCCGGTGACGGCTTCGCCCGCTACTGGATGCACAACGCGTGGGTCACCATGAGCGGCGAGAAGATGTCGAAGTCGCTGGGCAACACCGTGGCGATCCCGGCGATCCTGCAGCGGGCCGCCGCCCCGGAGATCCGCTACTACCTGGTCGCCCCGCACTACCGCTCGACGATCGAATACTCCGAGCCCGCGCTGGCCGAGGCGATCTCGGCCTACCGGCGCATCGACTCCTTCGTCAACCGGGTGCGGCAGCGCACCGGCGAGGTCGGCCACGGGACGGTGCCCGCCGAGTTCGCCGCGGCGATGGACGACGACCTGTCGACGCCGCAGGCGATCGCCGTGGTGCACAACGCCATCCGCGAGAGCAACGCCGCGCTCGACCGCGGCGACGACCGGGCCGCCAACGAAGCGGCGGCCTCGGTCCGGACGATGACCGACATCCTCGGTCTGGACCCGCTGTCCGAGCAGTGGGCCGACACCCGCGGCGCGGACGACGCCGCGCACCACGCGTTGTCCGAGCTGGTGGGCAGCATGCTCCAGCAGCGCCAGCAGGCCCGCGCGGAGCGCGACTTCGCCACCGCCGACGCGGTGCGGGATCGGCTGCAGGCATGCGGAATCGCCGTCGAGGACACCCCTGACGGTCCGTTGTGGACATTGAAAGACGGGTAA